The Carassius gibelio isolate Cgi1373 ecotype wild population from Czech Republic chromosome B18, carGib1.2-hapl.c, whole genome shotgun sequence sequence TGTCTGCGAGCTCGCCACACCTACTCACGTGCCAGAGCAACCGGCTATAGTCGCTCAAATTGAAACATAACCTGTTAGTGTCACTCATAACATAACATGTTATCATGCTGCGACTTAACTTGAATGGGTCGTACCTCTGCGCCAGTGATAATTTTGTTCGGTCAGAGGGTGCTCACCCGGTCTCTTTCAGTTAACTATAAAACAGCTTTGCTTGTGGGATGGCTAACTGTTTAAACGTGCGCTTGCGTGCTGCCCGTGCTGCGCGTGTGCGGGAGAATGAAGCCAAGCGCGCTGATCCGCCTCAATTGTACTCCGGCTGCTACTTTGACACGGGACGCGGAAACGAGAAGGTCAACGATAGAGTGGCCAACAGAGAGATGGATACTTCCTTACCCGTTACGGTTTACTTCCAGTTCCGTTAACTGTTCTCGGACGAACGCACAAGAATGATTCATATATGAGTCGGTTCTTTTTGGTGAATCACGCATCGCGATTAGTtcgattcatgaacaaatgactcttatgaacctgTTCTTTTCGAATCTCTCGAATCAACACACGCCCCCTTACGAAAATCTACAAaatttttattatagtaaaactgttgTAACCTTTTTGTTGTTTCACAGCAGTTTTACCACAAATACCATGTTTAAACTAAAGTTAGTGTAGCATATGGTTGTATAGCTTTTTTTGTAGTacaaccatggttaattttcgtaagggccgAACTGTTATTGCTTActaattttagattaaaatacattcattaaaTATTAAGGTAATAATTTAACTTTCTACCAGTGACTTCTTGTTTTATTATACGACAACATAAATAGGGTTGTACTGTAATCAGCGGCTGAAAAATGaagttcaaatttaaaataagtttaatatttttttttaaatattattaagtaCTGATACTGAATTGCACTgcctataaaaaaaatctataaaagttAGTCGAGAACACTTTTCTTGTTATGTTGTAGGTTTTTAAATATGATGCAAGGCAGCAAGGGTGTACAGAAGATTAAGAAATCAACGTTTTAATCTTTAGAAAAAGACTTTCTCTTACTAGCCAAAACAAATTaagatttattaaataaaaaaatctgaatcgtACGCATTTATATTAAATCTAATATAGCCTATGCACCAGATGCAAACATAATGCAATCCAGTCGTGTGTGCACATGGCATTTAATTGGATTTGCTGCCCTCAAATGGTGCAAGACCTGAACatgcatttgtaatgttttacTCAAAAGTCAACTGAAacactttaacatttttaagtCAAGTTCACAAATACAAAATTCCATTCCATATCAAACAAAGAAAAtaacatataaattatttaaatggttaGGTTATTACGTAAATACTTATGCAAAATATATCACATTAtaaattcaacattttaaatgcatcagtatacaatgtaataattatataatataaatcacttttaagggattatatttgtaaataattttataatacacattcatgTATTGAAGCAATTTCCTTTGTACATTGTTGGGGCAGAATACATGatcattttctttttaagtttCTAGCAATCGATTGTTAAAGTTTGAAGGggaaaattatttataatggtCTTTACTGATTAAGAgggttttatgtttataattttCTTGTACTGTGTGCTAATAATTTTAGGCTAGGGAGAGATCAGGTATTTGAAATGTCCTGAGGGTGTCAGCACTGAGccaatgaaacttttttttctcttttggtcAGGGCagcagaggtttttttttttttggtcctatTTCCTTGTTTGTCTTCATCTATTTTCATGGTTCATTGTTTGATTCACCTCCACCTGTACAAATATTgcacaataacaataatatgtCTAATATAATCTGTGTCTTATTTGGAGCCCCTAAGGAATGAATCATAAAGGAAAATATCTACTTGCCTTTCTGAATATCCTTTagacacaaaaagtgttttccAAAATAATTGTTTACTCAATCTAGTCATTAATTGTTTGTACCACAGTTAGTTTCAGATCTTTACTGCAAAACAGGACAACAAACTTCTACAGACAACTATTTGACATAacatacatgttttattttaaattacatagaGTTTGTATTTACAGttcaaaatatgaaatacattaaAGATAAACATTCTTATGTTCCAAAGCTGTAATAAATATGTGTGTTATGATGGGGGGGGGGCAGTAAGTAAAGATGGTTAAACTACTCGAGACTTGAAAAAGTTGTGATACAAGTTGTTGATCATTTGTGTTTGATCTCATTTGCAACAGAAAAGCACTGTACAATGTCAAAAGTTTGAGATGGGGTCTCTACTCAGGAGGGTAACTGAAGTGCAGGAGTGGTGGGGTCATGACTGGGTTTTGCAGGTGTGCACATCTACATCCTCTTGGCAGTCCCTGCAGTGAACAGCACAACACCAGTGGAACTTGCATTCACACTTGGTGGTGCGGCTCACGCGTGACGTGTCATAGCCCCGCCCACAACACATGACCTCACAGCTGTCAGCCCCACTGGACGTACGGTTGCACACTCGGCCACCTGTGCCCACAGAACCTACAACAAAGCAAAAATCTAAGTGAGACATCACAGGATTTAGTGAGATAAAACATGAACGGCTACATCCAAAATGTTCAAGGCATTGATCCTCACTGTTTTTTATGCTCCTGGGCACTGATGACATATACTAAAGTGTACCAAAGTAACCTAAAGGACAAAGTATGCCATTTAACTAGACAACATGAGGAGGTTTGGcttgtaataaaaaagaaataaaaaaaacttgcaataATCTCAAAAGCATcagtaaaactgttttgaaacctACAAAACAATTAGCAATATTTTGCATTGCATGTCAATCAGTTCTACAGTTACTTTATagctatataatttattttttaataatttgtcaAGTAaccacacagaccaaaacaaaataaaatcattgaagaaaagtttttttttttaaatcacaccaGTCAAGCGcaacaatgtttttttctcccagtctttacacacaacaacaacaattttttttttttagtttttgagtaTTTTTGTCCCATTTTCACTCAAAATATGAAAActagatacatttacttgaaaagcaaaattGTGTAGCATATTGAGACCTGTGCTTTCCCAAAATCATATTAAGATTATGTACACAATTTTGGAATTTGATGTATACATTGAAATTGTTTTACCATacttattattaatgtaatattaattttaatatttaattttgtattttatatatctttaaaataaattgattaacTATATTCAAAATGCTATTTtaggtttattttttacattaaatttaatatctatgaataaataatgtaaaaataatcttatttgaaaaaaatgtaatgcagcaaatagatgtataatgtataaatcaCTTGTAAGAAGTAATCAGTACAGTAAAAATATAAGCAGGGCAGGTAAAATTGTTATTGTGCAAAAATAGTTCAACGTTGTATTGCTGAAATCTATGAATTAAGCTAATGTTTGAACAAATTCCTGAAGCAAGCAGACCTTGCCTGAATAGTCAGGTGTAGTGTCTGGCAGATGTCTGATAGTGTCCAGACAGCGCTGTCTTGAAGAGGCTGGGTTTGTCGGCACAATGTAAAAGGATGACCGCTTGGTCCTTGGTCAGATGAGGGACTGGTGATAGAAGCTATCAAGCATTGCTCTGGGTCTTCATCAAGTACTCATTTCAACGGCTTTAATCTTGACAACCCCTCCCTCTATGAGACTGACGCGTCGCTGATTGTTGCTGATACAGAAATCGCTAAAGACCTTGTATAAACCCTTGCTTTCATGCTCACAATCTGCAGCCTTTCTTTATAAAGATCCCTTCAATGCCAATCAACAATCAGCACTATACAAACAACCATGTTTATTGCTTGTGGTTTAACCAAATTTAAGATGGTTTAATGCAAGAGTTTAAAGTGAGCACACTCTTACAGAGAAAGCCAGAACTGCAAAACACTTCAGTCTACCAGTAGCGCCAGCATTGGTATGTCACCGCTGGTCTATTGAACTCAATTGCAAGTAAGCAGGCATATGTCTGGGCATGACACAGCCACTCCTCCCCACAGCAGTTCATCAGGCTGGTATGCTGGGCTCATATCGTTTACATCATGGGCAGCCTTTACCTGAGCGTGCATCTGCTTATTGAATTAAGATGATGGGGTGCCAAGAGATGAGTTTAACATGTGTGACCATGGTGAGAGCTAGTAATGGATTTCACACTTATGCAGTGGAGGTATAGTCTTAGTGTCCTAAAACTGACATCAAACAGACTGCTCGGCCAAGAGAGTTTCTCACAAACCACCGCACTAGAGAGGTCAACACTAAAATATGGTGGTCtcgatttgtttttaaaaattccTTAAGAGCTGATGAGAAAAAATAGACCAGATTTGAGAACATCACCAGTATTAAACATGTGTAAAGGAATTgttcaaacaaaatgaaaattcagtcatgtTACTttaaaactgtatgactttcttgcAGTTTGCTACATCCGAAATCGCTCACTTCCTCATATATTGTAGACGAAAAACAGTTTGTGAAAAGAGAAGTATTTCCATACTTACAGTATTCATAAAATACCTTGATGACTAAATACTTCTGGCAAGATTCGGAAGTGCACATTTGATGGACACTTTACAATCCCATGAGGCCACATGAGAGGATTTGTGAATGCAATGAAGCAAAATGCATAAAGCTGGTAGGTTACTTGACAAAGAAAACACAAAGTATGCAGTGTGTCTGATTAAATTAATACTATTTAGAACAAACTTTTTGAATGGTTGCGAAGTAATTGCTTGTTCAAAGGAAGTACCCACTCGGAGAGTATGTGATTTCAGTTGCaggctcagtttttttttttttttgtccatttaatgAAATCAACAAGGTCCAATAaggtccaatgttgttttggcTTAATAttcattgtatgaacaaaaaacatatttttttaagtcttttgtAATCTGCAGAAAAAACaacatgacaattttcattttggatgaaTTAGCCATTTTGTCCATATTATAAAAATCAGTGAGTCCCGGTGCTGCTTTGGACTCCATTGACATCCATTGTACGgacaaaaacagtttttgtttcttttttgtattccacagaagaaaaaagtcaaataggttttggaatggcatgacaattttcatttttgattgaactgGCCCTTTAActattatactgttttttttgtcCACATAATTAAAAGTCATTGAGtcccagtgttgttttggaccccattgacttccattgtactgTATAACAGGACAAAAACAGTTTGCATGTCTTTTTTGTATTCtgtagaaaaaaaagtcaaataggtTTTGGAATGACgtgacaattttcatttctaGCCCTAAAGCTTGTAAGATCATTCTACATTTACATGCTCATAAATGAGCAGTTATACTgacatacaataaataataaatacctaAAGTGGGTTCGACATACGAACTCAGGGCACTTAAAAGAGACATGACCTACCTCTCTAAATATTCCTGCCAGTTTTAGGCAGAAAATATAGAGGTGCCGCCATGGAAGCCAGTGATTTATAGCATTTGCGCATAGAGATTAAATTTCAGCTCCCGTTCTGCCCACAAAACTGTGGTAATGTGTCTAAACACAGCGTCACCTGATAGCAGGGATCATCTGCAGTCTGACAGGCACCCCCCCCCCTCACTGCTTCCCACATAGGTACACCTGGTGTTAttcagtacatacacacacacacacacacagaaggtaAAAAGAGATAAACCTCTGCCTTAGGAAGGGAATCTTTACCGGCATTCAGGTTACAGGATTGGGTTATGACTATTGTGTATGTAATAACCAGCTAAATAGCTCACGTCCTCTGATTACAACTGTGTTTGAGGGCAAAGACTAATGCCTGCTGATTTTGAGCTGAGTGTGGGAGTCTTACAGAGTGGAAACACAAACAGTGGGTTATGAAACATGATTGAGTACTATAGCTTTGATTTATCAACTTAATTCACCTCTTGAGGTAATgcaaataaaggaaataaaaatgaaaattctgtcatcatttactcgtaCGTGTATGACTTTCTGTCCGATGAAgaacaaacctgtatgagtttttttcttatgttgaaaataaaagatgatattttgaagaaccaaaaAGTTGTTGGCCCTCATTAATTTTCATAGTATTTCTTTCcttactgtggaagtcaatggggaccatcaactgtttggttcttcaaaattcttcaaaatattttgtgttcaacataaaaaaagagactcatacaggtttggaacgacattagggtgagtaaatgatgacagaattaaaatttttgggtgaactactgtattcctTTAAGGTTTCCCTCAGCACACTTATCAGTGTTGTTCTGGACCacatttacagataaaaaaattcttcaaaaaatcTAGAAAGCCATGCATTTTGGTGATTTACCCTTTCAAGGTTTCCCACAGCACACTTACCAGACTCATGGTCCCATATACAGTAGTCAGGTGAGTCTTCAAAGTAGACAAGATCATTTTTGGTAGGCCTCTTAAACATCCTGTAGGCACTAGTGAAGCCGGTTCCATACTGGTTCATCACCACCTGAACGGCACTGTTGTACTTTTTGCGGAGATAGTCACCGGTCTGCCTGAAGTCTGCCATGGATAACCAGCAGGTACGTACATTGCATGAGCCACTGACACCATGACACTTACACTCAAGGTTCATGAAGCGCTTCACCGCCTGTGAATCAAAAAAGAAGACAGTGTCTAGAGTAAACCTCTGACTAGTTTTTCTAAATGCATGAGTCATGCAGTGGTCATGGATTATTATTTGTCAAGATTTCATTTCTCAtgatgtgttttttgttattacCTTCCTCCCTGCACGGTTGTTGTGCAAGTTCATGAGCGCCCGTGCATCTCTCTCCTTCCTCTCCTTGGCGTCAATGAAGACCTGAGTGAACTTGATTGCATGGTCTACATGATCGCTGCACCCACCCCAGTCGAAATCTCCCTTGGCATCGCGAGATGAGCCCTTTTTTCCAGGGTCACAAGAGCAGTTTTCTAGCTCACCCTGACTGCATGCCCTGGTCAAAGTGTAGGCCATACCTGCTGAGGAGATGGCATAGACAAAAGCAGCCTCGCGACTGCCTGAGAAAAAGTATAAATAGGGATTGGTTTAGTTAAGAAATTTTTAACTGCATATATATACTTTACATGtagtttacatacatttttatactattttaaaatgcattcaaaaaagAGCTGGcatgttaaataatttaaataatagatttaaatattataaaaaaaacatttgtgtgtgtgtgtgtgtatatatatatatatcatttaaatatatacgtatatatgtacacacacacacacacacacacccacacatatatatatatatatatatatatagggatagGCATTTTTTACATGTACTTTATAcatatttaagttaattttattttgtatattgcaatatatagttataaaaatgataataataatttatacatacATCATACATATGAAACTTTCTCTTTTGTCATTCAATTCAAAAATATAACTGTCTATATGTTTTTCAGATGAAACTGATCTCATAACCCATTATATAAACACAAGGTTTACATCGGAAAGACATTAAGACGTCTTAATTTTGTGAGTTTAGGTGAAGGTGATTAACATGGAAAACAGTCTGCTAAAACTGTATAAAGAGAcagaagaaaaacaacagtaaCAAGAAATAGTCTGAACAAAAGTTTTAAGCTGCAGTTTTTCACATGTGTACCAAAGATGTTTCCGTTAGGCAGCTTTGTCAGACAGGAGGAGAATACCTGCCACGAAATCCATGCAATTGTTTTAAATTAGTGACCTGACATTGACAATAAGTAGATTCTCACAGTGTCACAGAGAAGTTAGGAGTCTCTCTGGGAGGTCTGAATACCTTAAATCAAGAAGATTAAAGTCAGAGGTTTTACCTAACTTTAATGTGCAGAGCAGCTTAGAGGCCCGGGACACAGAGTTCCTTTGTGGATGTTCCCATTAATATGATTTTACATGAGATGAGAAAATACAGCCAGACACTTACAGTCACAAACCTAGTCACAAAACTGCCAATTACACCTAGTTAAAGCATCAAGCTGCTGAGCTATTCTGAATGAACTCACCAGACACAATAATCCAGCCTTTCTTCTCAAAACTGACATCAATCTTGAACACAATGAAGTGACACTTACAATATTTATCAATTCAGATTCAGAAAGACATCTTGAGATGATCACAGAACAATATTGGGTTGTTCATGGTTCAAAGAtatatgacaattttttttccagGTCTATATTTTAGTTACAAAAAAACTATGACATTTCCTATGAAGAACATGCTTGTgttttctgaattaaaataattttaatatttcttataGGGTTTAAAGTCATAGTCCATATGTCAAAAATTTCCAGGTGGTGCAACTGTATGGAAAtttgccaaatatatatatatatattatttgtaaacaagtaaaactaaattgtagctagatagatagatagatactcttTATAATCAGTACTATATGTTGTAAGTATTTTATAAAAATCAAACCTCATCAATGCATGCACAGTGCTGTACACACAGATGAGCAAAGAAGGGTCGAAAGCGCCTAGTTCATCAAGTTATACTTTCTGTAATATGATCTGATATTAGATAAGAATTGCACTGCAGGTTGAGCGCAGAGAGCATACTGTATGTGCATACAACCCTTACGACTTGAAACAATACACTTAAGCCTTACTTCGATGCAAAAGCCTTCCAAAAAGATTGTGCTCGCGCGCCATGGTATTGCAGTTCCATCGGTGGTTTCTGAACTGGTGCTGACATTCCCCGATCCAGTTTTTAATTCCAGCTCCAATAGCCTGCATCACCTTGGGATGCTGGCGACACAACTGGCGTTGTTTGTTAATTAAGCCCGGGATGTTGTCGCACATCACTTGCGATCCAAGAGTGCCCATGTACCTGCATAAAAGATGAAAGCACAGGGAATGTGCGATTAAATCTCTTCAAGTCATCATATACACACAACCGcgcacaatacacacacacacacacacacacacacacacacgtgtaggcctatatatatatatatatatatatatatatatatatatatatatatatatatatatatatatgcataaatcaaatacaatatatgtatatatgtacaatatatatatatatatattaaagtataaaaagtaaattaaaatcatCTTAAGTTTTCAGTGACGAAAAAAAAGCTGTTCCAGTAGCTCCAGTCCAATACTTAACGATTTACTTTTACACCATAATCGTagtctaaaacacattttttttttttttttaaatctgatagCATTTACTAAAATTCGAATAAAGCAAAAACTGTACCCACCACCACGATGCGTCGACCCTTGATGTGAACCAGCAAATTGCCACGGACAGATAAAAACATATTCCACTTGGCAAAAAGTTCATATTACAAAATTTGTTTTGATACACTCATTAGTTCAGGCACTCGTCTTTGGTTtaacaacaaataaatgaaacagAGTGCATCGAGTGCTGAGGCGGTTATTTACTCTCCCCAGATCAAAAATCTCTGGAGTGACGCGACGCAAGTGAGTTGAGCGTCAAAGCATCGTGGAGTGTGATGATGTGTAGCGCTGCAGACACAGCCTCATGCTCTTCCTCTCTTCCTCAGTCTGGAGTGGCTGCAGATAGCTGATGATCTCTTATCGGGTTTAAATTGCTTACACAAGGGGTGGGCGCAGTCCTGCCTCAGGAATGAAGTGAAGAAATTAGATGTCTGAAAGTATCTGTTCAGGCTAGCTTGACACCAGCCACAGGTTTGGCTTATTTCCAAAGCAGCGAAAGTGTAGAATGCGGTCCAACGTGAAATGTGTATTCATAGCCTTATAAAgcccaacactttttttttttttttttttttaaatcattctaTTTGGCAcatatttaatgataataattaaattatctaattcaaaatgttattaatataataataataaataatagtaaatgtattttaattcaatgattggttttattattgttaattaatatcATTTCTAATCTCCGTAAAATGTCTCGAAATGGTCTTTTCTTATAAAATAAGGCTTAATTGACTGAAAGCAACAAACGTTCTGCTCTTGATGATGTGCGTTGAGATCGGATTATcacattcttttgaacttttcacGAACTGTTCAATTGTCGCAGAGAATTTCCTCTATCTTTGATCACCAGTTTATGTGAAAGTATTAATATGTCCGCCTTCCTTGTATTGTGAGGTGCTTTTTACCGATGGGAACCAAGATTAGGCCATTAGGAAAACCGGATTCTTCTCGTGATCTCCGTGGAAAAGGCGCAGTCGCGAGAGCGTGTAGAAGACTTGTCATCGGTAATATGATGGAATTTAAATTGGCCTAATTTCATCCTTTTCGAGTCAATAAGGAAAGACTACTTTAAATCCTTTCAGTGGTTTTTAAATATcagtaccttaaaaaaaaatagagagatgGTCTGATGTGGTTTAGATGACCTCgctgaaaaaaacaacagaacaatAACATACAATAGtaatggtttccattacaaataccattacaaacaatcactatttaaccattaaaatagCTCCCGTCACCAATACAAGGTGACCAACTAGTAGAGACCCACAATACCCATTATGACCAG is a genomic window containing:
- the wnt2 gene encoding protein Wnt-2, translating into MNFLPSGICFYLSVAICWFTSRVDASWWYMGTLGSQVMCDNIPGLINKQRQLCRQHPKVMQAIGAGIKNWIGECQHQFRNHRWNCNTMAREHNLFGRLLHRSSREAAFVYAISSAGMAYTLTRACSQGELENCSCDPGKKGSSRDAKGDFDWGGCSDHVDHAIKFTQVFIDAKERKERDARALMNLHNNRAGRKAVKRFMNLECKCHGVSGSCNVRTCWLSMADFRQTGDYLRKKYNSAVQVVMNQYGTGFTSAYRMFKRPTKNDLVYFEDSPDYCIWDHESGSVGTGGRVCNRTSSGADSCEVMCCGRGYDTSRVSRTTKCECKFHWCCAVHCRDCQEDVDVHTCKTQS